The Vibrio splendidus genome has a window encoding:
- a CDS encoding Solitary outer membrane autotransporter beta-barrel domain has translation MLSPQSQYSSSFTLILTGLFSSSAYASNEAIQNRLEKIFAASIALTDSDAVSIGFVDFDPNSFINLNDSGFGSDKTIDTRSQVSVGSIPYSSVIKTDDPDFDLIWSVRGSYALSEQDIEISSDVTPDRRVNPNEDSVLGLYGFFGGQNHLNQHWSIAYGLGTHLLYYRNKYEYNNSYSQAFQSQLDGYALNTSAWALVAEPSVKLQYLQPKEWGSWNVSSRVRYFYGAGWGEANDGDIGNPEGMRFINELEFRQNVALDAWSLNNPQIHYNLTRIDVAGDLTAPLDTHYYYEFGAGLVFDVPYDSYFFDNFGIGINFNYGSSLSGGSLLFLLNN, from the coding sequence ATGCTTTCACCCCAATCGCAGTATTCCTCTTCTTTTACTCTGATCTTAACTGGCCTTTTTTCATCCTCAGCCTATGCCTCAAATGAAGCGATTCAAAATCGTTTAGAGAAGATCTTCGCGGCTTCCATTGCGTTGACTGACAGCGATGCCGTATCTATTGGCTTTGTTGATTTTGACCCAAATTCATTTATCAATTTGAACGACAGTGGTTTTGGTTCCGATAAAACCATCGATACTCGAAGCCAAGTGAGTGTGGGCTCCATCCCTTACTCTTCCGTGATTAAAACGGATGACCCTGACTTCGACCTTATTTGGTCTGTGCGAGGGTCTTATGCGCTTTCTGAACAGGATATTGAGATCTCATCAGATGTGACTCCTGACCGTCGTGTTAACCCAAATGAAGACTCGGTATTGGGCCTGTATGGCTTTTTCGGAGGGCAAAACCATTTAAACCAACATTGGTCTATCGCCTATGGCTTAGGCACTCACTTGCTCTATTACCGCAATAAATACGAATACAACAACAGCTACTCTCAAGCATTTCAATCTCAGCTAGACGGCTACGCGTTGAATACATCAGCATGGGCGCTTGTTGCAGAACCTTCAGTCAAACTTCAATACTTGCAACCAAAGGAGTGGGGCAGTTGGAATGTGTCTTCAAGAGTTCGTTACTTTTATGGAGCAGGCTGGGGCGAAGCGAACGATGGCGATATCGGAAACCCAGAAGGGATGCGATTCATTAATGAACTAGAGTTTAGGCAAAATGTAGCGCTCGATGCTTGGTCGCTTAATAACCCTCAAATCCACTATAACTTAACAAGAATCGATGTCGCGGGTGATTTGACTGCTCCTTTAGATACGCACTATTACTATGAATTCGGGGCCGGATTAGTATTTGATGTGCCTTATGACTCTTACTTTTTTGACAACTTCGGGATTGGAATTAACTTCAATTATGGCAGCTCGTTGAGCGGTGGTAGCTTGTTGTTCTTACTCAATAATTAG
- a CDS encoding carbohydrate porin: MAASPMSGVVYGANFEGPDSVENTIAEQKAQKKSWRESLAEDGFTFGADYFALGLTSGDGVGGDSVDASSGVARLYGSWHLLGKDTQNSGSLVWKVEHRHAYGDTAPKDYSFGPLGYVGAIGPAYSDQGFRVTDLNWKQKINDGKGTIVVGWQDVTNYADVYALASPWSGFTNLAFSTGSGAMGLPDDGVLALSAGHMLGENFYVVGGIADANGQSDDIFDGFDSAFGSDASYFTTLELGWTASQELIYTDNFHVTFWDFGDDTRHSNSLAAEGGSGVNFSWSQFMTDQAMPFVRGGFSEGDVALYDKSISVGMGYFGLGKPTNNLGVALNWAEVNGDSFAADAKAISGNTEQWTAEIYYNMQLNDFIQVTPDIQYIKDPAFSNESSAWVFGIRARVFI, from the coding sequence ATGGCGGCTAGTCCAATGAGCGGCGTTGTTTACGGCGCTAACTTTGAAGGCCCAGATTCTGTTGAAAATACAATTGCAGAGCAGAAAGCACAAAAGAAATCTTGGAGGGAGTCATTAGCTGAAGATGGTTTTACATTTGGTGCAGATTACTTTGCTTTGGGGCTGACCTCTGGGGATGGGGTTGGCGGCGATAGCGTTGATGCATCGTCGGGTGTGGCACGATTATACGGTTCATGGCATCTATTAGGTAAGGACACACAGAACTCAGGTAGCCTGGTTTGGAAGGTGGAACATAGGCATGCCTATGGTGATACTGCGCCAAAAGACTATTCATTCGGCCCGCTTGGCTATGTTGGTGCAATTGGCCCTGCATACAGTGACCAAGGGTTTCGTGTTACGGACTTAAACTGGAAGCAAAAAATCAATGATGGCAAAGGGACTATTGTTGTCGGTTGGCAGGATGTAACGAACTATGCGGATGTTTACGCTCTAGCAAGCCCGTGGTCTGGCTTTACTAACTTGGCATTCTCGACAGGCTCCGGTGCGATGGGCTTGCCGGATGACGGTGTATTGGCCCTTTCTGCCGGTCATATGCTAGGCGAAAACTTTTATGTGGTCGGTGGTATCGCTGATGCAAATGGTCAGTCAGATGATATTTTTGATGGCTTTGATAGCGCTTTTGGTAGTGATGCGTCTTACTTTACAACACTTGAATTAGGTTGGACGGCTTCACAAGAACTGATTTATACCGATAACTTCCATGTGACGTTCTGGGACTTTGGTGACGATACTCGCCACAGTAATAGCCTTGCTGCGGAAGGTGGCTCGGGCGTTAACTTCTCATGGAGTCAGTTCATGACTGATCAAGCTATGCCGTTTGTACGTGGTGGTTTCTCTGAAGGGGATGTTGCCCTTTACGATAAATCGATTTCTGTTGGTATGGGTTACTTTGGATTAGGAAAGCCGACCAACAACCTTGGTGTAGCGCTAAATTGGGCGGAAGTGAATGGTGATTCTTTTGCAGCTGATGCGAAAGCAATAAGTGGTAATACAGAGCAATGGACGGCTGAAATTTACTACAACATGCAACTCAACGATTTCATCCAAGTGACACCTGACATCCAGTACATAAAGGATCCTGCATTCTCCAATGAAAGCAGCGCTTGGGTGTTTGGTATTAGAGCGAGAGTCTTTATCTAA
- a CDS encoding DUF3299 domain-containing protein codes for MEDPFQKLDRNQMFDMATIARFKEAQSKDGFVASDEATQEIVEVTERLRKQNVDVEALFVAREQIMKQREALGSKPNTEVVGSKHRIPGYITPIEMDGTKVTKFFLVPSAGACIHTPPPPANQLVLIDYPQGIELVSLMTPVWVEGQLTGHQSKENVNYSDGAANVQSVYAMKADGIEQYQP; via the coding sequence ATGGAGGATCCATTTCAAAAGTTAGATAGAAATCAGATGTTTGACATGGCGACTATTGCTCGCTTTAAAGAGGCTCAGTCTAAAGACGGTTTTGTGGCAAGTGACGAAGCAACGCAAGAAATCGTTGAAGTGACAGAGAGGTTGAGAAAACAAAACGTCGATGTTGAAGCGTTATTTGTAGCTCGTGAACAGATTATGAAGCAACGCGAAGCGTTGGGTTCGAAACCCAATACTGAAGTGGTAGGTAGTAAACATCGTATCCCTGGTTACATCACGCCGATTGAAATGGATGGAACTAAGGTGACCAAGTTTTTCTTAGTACCTTCTGCTGGAGCCTGTATCCACACTCCACCACCTCCAGCGAATCAACTGGTGCTGATAGACTACCCGCAAGGCATTGAATTGGTGAGTTTAATGACGCCGGTTTGGGTTGAAGGGCAGTTAACAGGGCACCAATCGAAAGAAAATGTGAATTACTCTGACGGCGCAGCCAACGTGCAGTCGGTCTATGCTATGAAAGCGGACGGTATAGAACAGTATCAACCTTAG
- a CDS encoding metal-dependent hydrolase family protein, whose amino-acid sequence MKNAGLNLSVIALSCSFALSANAASTLFTNVDIFNGTENKLYEDHHVLVEDNLIKQISANPIEAGEAKVIDGEGKTLMPGLIDGHAHVMINYNFGDIETNKDLTDISIHATQVAKRYLDDGFTTVRDMGGPAFGLAREIESGNVVGPRIYPSGAFISQTSGHGDFRDRSDPGFTPNSVGDISNFERMGIGAVADGVPEVLKATRLNLRNGATQIKIMAGGGGSSRFDPIDTTQYSVDETCAIVEAAKDWNTYVAAHTFNDRSVNRLLDCGVKSFEHGFFINDETMKRIAKEGGYVVPQMWGLSPDLAKNPLMPAEKLPMVAQLQEEYGDYGKRLLENNVKVVFASDYVGADSDAERARRYEIYWRTQAFGSNFEVLKQMTSTAGEMLAMSGPRGTTQGKLGVIENGAVADILLIDGNPLEDMAVIGATPEWFDADPEYKTIDTIKLVMKDGVVYRNEM is encoded by the coding sequence ATGAAAAATGCAGGCTTAAATCTCTCTGTTATTGCTCTTTCGTGTTCATTTGCTCTTTCTGCAAATGCCGCTTCAACGTTATTCACCAATGTTGATATTTTCAATGGTACAGAAAACAAACTTTACGAAGACCATCACGTATTGGTTGAAGACAACCTGATCAAGCAAATCTCCGCAAATCCAATAGAAGCCGGTGAAGCTAAAGTGATTGATGGCGAGGGCAAGACTTTGATGCCCGGCTTAATCGATGGCCATGCCCATGTCATGATTAACTATAATTTTGGTGACATCGAAACCAACAAAGATCTCACTGACATCTCAATTCATGCGACTCAAGTAGCTAAGCGCTACCTAGATGATGGCTTTACTACCGTTCGTGATATGGGCGGACCCGCCTTTGGTTTGGCACGTGAAATTGAGAGTGGTAATGTCGTTGGCCCTCGAATTTATCCTTCTGGTGCATTTATCTCTCAAACATCGGGGCATGGTGATTTCCGAGATAGAAGTGATCCCGGTTTTACACCGAATTCTGTAGGTGACATTTCCAACTTCGAACGAATGGGTATTGGTGCGGTTGCCGATGGCGTACCAGAAGTGTTGAAAGCGACACGATTGAACCTACGAAATGGCGCGACTCAAATCAAGATCATGGCTGGTGGCGGTGGTTCATCTCGATTTGACCCAATAGATACGACTCAATACTCGGTTGATGAGACATGTGCGATTGTTGAAGCCGCTAAAGATTGGAATACCTATGTCGCGGCACACACTTTTAACGATCGATCGGTAAATCGATTATTGGATTGTGGCGTTAAAAGCTTTGAACATGGGTTCTTTATTAATGATGAAACGATGAAGAGAATTGCCAAAGAAGGCGGATATGTTGTTCCTCAAATGTGGGGATTATCGCCAGATTTAGCGAAAAACCCGTTAATGCCAGCTGAGAAATTGCCAATGGTCGCCCAACTTCAAGAAGAATACGGTGATTACGGTAAACGATTGTTAGAAAACAATGTGAAGGTCGTTTTCGCCTCTGACTATGTAGGAGCAGATTCCGATGCAGAGCGAGCTCGTCGTTACGAAATTTACTGGCGCACACAAGCTTTCGGCAGCAACTTTGAAGTATTGAAACAAATGACTTCAACGGCTGGTGAGATGTTGGCGATGTCAGGCCCTAGAGGCACCACACAAGGGAAATTAGGCGTTATTGAAAATGGAGCGGTTGCAGATATCTTATTGATTGATGGTAACCCATTGGAAGACATGGCAGTGATAGGCGCGACTCCGGAATGGTTTGACGCTGATCCTGAATACAAGACCATCGACACTATCAAATTGGTAATGAAAGATGGCGTTGTATACCGCAACGAAATGTAA